In Petrotoga mexicana DSM 14811, a single window of DNA contains:
- the purD gene encoding phosphoribosylamine--glycine ligase, whose translation MRVLVIGKGGREHTIAWKLSQSEDIEKVFVTPGNDGISIENKCESLKIESIEDIINFVKNNNVDMTIVGSEEYLAKGIVDKFEESGLKIIGPNQKAAQLESSKIFAKSFMKRHNVQTASFNTFVELKNALEYSKKASYPLVIKADGLAAGKGVFICNSYEDSTQALNELMKEEKFGESGKKIVVEEFLKGFEASIFLLLDGQSYKFFNVSKDHKKLLENDQGPNTGGMGAITPHPDVDEKLMKAIFQKIINPTINGLKEEGLLYKGFLYIGLIIKKENTPNGVKDEPYVLEYNVRLGDPEAQSMLYLLKSDFVDIIKDIREERVNTANIEFYDGFSFCLVLSSKGYPFSYTKGERITIKPGITSKIFYSGVKKDGENLLTDGGRVLSLVNKADTLEEVRNIVYDEAEKVHFKSKYYRKDL comes from the coding sequence ATGCGAGTACTAGTAATAGGCAAAGGTGGTAGAGAACACACAATAGCGTGGAAGTTGTCTCAAAGTGAAGATATAGAAAAAGTGTTTGTAACCCCTGGGAATGATGGTATATCAATTGAAAATAAATGTGAAAGTTTAAAAATAGAATCTATCGAAGATATTATAAATTTTGTTAAGAATAATAATGTAGATATGACAATAGTTGGTTCAGAAGAGTATTTAGCAAAAGGAATAGTTGATAAGTTTGAAGAATCAGGTTTAAAAATAATTGGCCCCAATCAAAAAGCTGCCCAATTAGAAAGTAGTAAGATATTCGCAAAGAGTTTCATGAAAAGGCACAACGTTCAAACAGCTTCTTTTAACACTTTTGTTGAGTTAAAAAATGCCCTTGAATATTCCAAGAAGGCTTCTTATCCATTGGTGATAAAAGCCGATGGTTTAGCAGCAGGTAAAGGTGTTTTTATATGTAATTCTTATGAAGATTCTACCCAAGCTCTTAATGAACTTATGAAAGAAGAAAAATTTGGTGAATCTGGTAAAAAAATTGTTGTTGAGGAATTTTTGAAAGGTTTTGAAGCTTCTATTTTTTTGCTGTTGGATGGTCAAAGCTACAAATTTTTCAACGTTTCGAAGGATCATAAGAAACTGTTAGAAAATGATCAAGGCCCAAACACTGGAGGTATGGGAGCAATTACACCTCATCCTGATGTAGATGAAAAATTAATGAAGGCAATATTTCAAAAAATCATTAATCCAACTATCAACGGTTTAAAAGAAGAGGGTTTATTATATAAAGGATTTTTGTATATAGGCTTAATAATAAAAAAAGAAAACACCCCGAACGGGGTCAAGGATGAACCCTATGTATTGGAATACAACGTCCGTTTAGGAGACCCTGAAGCCCAATCAATGCTTTATTTATTAAAATCTGATTTTGTTGATATTATAAAGGACATAAGAGAAGAGAGAGTTAACACTGCCAATATCGAGTTTTATGACGGATTTTCTTTTTGCCTCGTACTTAGTAGCAAAGGCTATCCTTTTTCCTATACAAAAGGTGAAAGGATCACAATAAAACCTGGAATAACTTCGAAAATCTTTTATTCTGGCGTTAAAAAAGATGGTGAAAATTTACTTACCGATGGTGGTAGGGTATTATCGCTAGTAAATAAGGCAGATACATTAGAAGAGGTACGAAATATTGTTTATGATGAAGCAGAAAAAGTACATTTTAAATCAAAGTATTATAGAAAGGATCTCTAG
- a CDS encoding sensor domain-containing diguanylate cyclase yields the protein MNVKIKSLILLGITIFSFYFLRVDFESIALLDALMVIALTAISDNIRVYWNYSNRLVSNTVGFVYAFILGPQYILISSLVILLSKTKHQEISRKLYRTLVFSTSYSLAALISYRFSPPLSIFLFLTISKIINTIIVEGRKNFDFSVFIYEYLYFLSLLPFSYLYLQFGFSPFKYLIISVNLLILMLFYLIIKTRNDKNDEILRTQRIRKLNDVIVNLSKVIRQLSLKVSSEKILDQIAEIMQKNMGYAYVLISLFNYQNNKVERIAHRGLKEEMFEKIKGQEVPISEVLKFMDEKYNYKDTYFIPHADKISETYTYQPRDEVSIDYLEDNQNLWDPDDLLLLALRDERNNIIGYISLDSPENNLRPSKEELNILSVFAQLVSLALEHSQKFMEIRDQAERDSLTGLFNHSKLFYDLENFEKNKEKICAVFIDLDDFKDINDKYGHKFGDEVLIKFSQLILNTVRNKDRVYRYGGDEFVILFAGISTEIGIKIVERLYDALQNFQPKISFSAGLSTCDEVINSYKEIVEIADRKMYLSKNQGKGNLMV from the coding sequence ATGAATGTAAAAATCAAATCTCTTATTTTACTAGGAATTACAATCTTTTCTTTTTATTTTTTAAGGGTAGATTTTGAAAGTATTGCTCTTTTAGATGCTTTAATGGTAATAGCATTAACTGCTATTTCTGATAATATAAGGGTTTATTGGAATTACAGCAATAGGTTGGTCTCTAACACCGTGGGTTTTGTATATGCTTTTATATTGGGGCCGCAATATATTTTAATTTCCTCTTTGGTCATTCTTTTGAGTAAAACAAAACATCAAGAAATAAGTAGAAAGTTATACAGGACTCTCGTGTTCTCCACGAGCTATTCTTTGGCTGCTTTGATTTCTTATAGATTTAGTCCACCTCTTTCTATATTTTTATTTTTGACTATTTCGAAAATTATTAACACCATTATAGTTGAAGGTAGAAAAAATTTTGATTTTTCAGTGTTTATTTATGAATATCTTTACTTTTTGAGTCTTTTACCATTTTCTTACTTGTATTTACAATTCGGGTTTTCGCCTTTTAAGTACTTAATAATTTCTGTGAACTTATTGATACTAATGCTTTTTTATCTGATAATTAAAACGAGAAACGATAAAAACGATGAGATTTTGAGAACCCAAAGAATACGAAAATTAAACGATGTGATTGTTAATTTAAGCAAGGTTATCAGGCAACTTTCCTTGAAGGTATCCTCCGAAAAAATTCTCGATCAAATAGCAGAAATAATGCAGAAAAATATGGGTTATGCATATGTTCTTATCAGTTTGTTTAATTATCAGAATAATAAAGTTGAAAGAATAGCACATCGAGGTCTAAAAGAAGAAATGTTTGAAAAAATTAAAGGTCAAGAGGTTCCTATATCTGAAGTTCTTAAATTTATGGATGAAAAATATAATTATAAAGATACCTACTTTATTCCTCACGCTGATAAAATAAGCGAAACTTATACTTATCAACCTAGGGATGAAGTGAGCATAGATTATTTAGAAGATAATCAGAATTTATGGGATCCTGATGATTTATTGCTATTAGCTTTGAGAGATGAAAGAAACAACATTATAGGGTATATATCTTTGGATTCTCCAGAAAATAATTTAAGGCCGTCTAAAGAGGAGTTGAACATTTTATCGGTTTTCGCTCAGTTAGTCTCACTGGCGTTGGAGCATTCACAAAAATTCATGGAGATTAGAGACCAAGCCGAGAGAGATAGTTTAACGGGACTTTTTAACCATTCTAAATTATTTTATGATTTGGAAAATTTCGAAAAAAATAAAGAGAAGATCTGTGCTGTATTTATAGATTTGGACGATTTCAAGGATATAAACGACAAATATGGTCATAAGTTTGGTGATGAAGTACTTATAAAATTTTCTCAATTAATTTTGAATACTGTCAGAAATAAAGACAGGGTTTATAGGTATGGAGGAGACGAATTTGTAATTTTATTTGCTGGTATTTCAACAGAGATTGGGATAAAGATTGTAGAAAGGCTTTATGATGCGTTACAAAATTTTCAACCAAAGATCAGTTTTAGTGCTGGATTAAGTACTTGTGATGAAGTAATTAATAGTTATAAAGAGATCGTTGAAATTGCAGACAGAAAAATGTATCTATCGAAAAATCAAGGTAAAGGCAATTTGATGGTGTAG